A single region of the Lysinibacillus sp. B2A1 genome encodes:
- a CDS encoding transcriptional regulator, producing MMGTKIKMALVKKGMNVVQLAELLGTTPQNLYKKFKRDNFSEKELVEIANVLEIKFEGFFFLENGDKI from the coding sequence ATGATGGGAACTAAAATCAAAATGGCTTTGGTTAAAAAGGGAATGAATGTTGTACAATTGGCGGAATTGCTAGGGACAACTCCACAAAATCTATACAAGAAATTTAAAAGAGATAACTTTAGTGAAAAAGAACTTGTAGAAATAGCAAATGTATTGGAAATTAAATTTGAAGGTTTCTTCTTCTTGGAGAATGGGGATAAAATTTAA